From one Bacteroides intestinalis DSM 17393 genomic stretch:
- a CDS encoding ATP-dependent helicase: protein MNTNYIEELNEGQRAAVLYNEGPSLVIAGAGSGKTRVLTYKIAYLLENGYQPWNILALTFTNKAAREMKERIARQVGDQRARHLWMGTFHSIFLRILHVEAVNIGFTSQFTIYDTADSKSLMRSIIKEMGLDEKVYKPGNVQARISNAKNHLVSPAAYASNKEAYEGDCAAKMPAIRDIYHRYWDRCRQADAMDFDDLLFYTFILFRDHPEVLARYQEQFRYILVDEYQDTNYAQHSIVLQLAKDHQQVCVVGDDAQSIYSFRGADIDNILYFTKIYPNTKVFKLEQNYRSTQTIVCAANSLIEKNERQIRKEVFSEKEKGEAIGVFQAYSDVEEGDIVVNKIAELRRSEHYPYSDFAILYRTNAQSRVFEEAMRKRGMPYRIYGGLSFYQRKEIKDVIAYFRLVVNPNDEEAFKRIINYPARGIGDTTVGKIITAATENGVSLWTVLCEPLTYGLNFNKGTHSKLQIFRDLISGFLEGVVDKNAYEIGTEIIRQSGIINDVCQDNSPENLSRKENIEELVNGMSDFCAMRLEEGNPNISLTDFLSEVSLLTDQDSDKDGDDEKITLMTVHSAKGLEFRNVFVVGMEENLFPSGMVGDSPRALEEERRLFYVAITRAEEHCFLSYARTRFRYGKMEFGSPSRFLKDIDIRFLRLPQEAGLSNKIDDESGAFRRENSTGFSRSPHVRESFYNKEKETPQRPKQQMIAPSVPRNLKRVTSSTPASSSVPASAMAVHPGQLIEHERFGLGEVVKVEGEGDNAKATIRFKNAGDKQLLLRFARFKIIG, encoded by the coding sequence ATGAATACGAATTATATCGAAGAACTGAATGAAGGACAGCGCGCAGCAGTGCTATACAACGAGGGCCCGTCACTGGTTATAGCCGGTGCTGGTTCCGGTAAGACGCGGGTGCTGACCTATAAAATAGCCTATTTGTTAGAGAATGGTTATCAGCCATGGAATATATTGGCTTTAACTTTTACCAATAAAGCTGCCCGTGAAATGAAAGAGCGTATTGCCCGGCAGGTAGGAGACCAGCGGGCACGTCATTTATGGATGGGCACATTCCATTCCATATTTTTGCGTATTTTGCATGTGGAAGCCGTAAATATAGGTTTTACTTCACAGTTTACCATTTATGATACGGCGGACAGTAAGAGTCTGATGCGTTCTATTATAAAAGAAATGGGCTTGGATGAGAAAGTGTATAAACCGGGGAATGTACAGGCACGTATATCCAATGCGAAAAATCATTTAGTTTCACCTGCGGCGTATGCATCCAATAAAGAGGCATATGAGGGCGATTGTGCAGCTAAGATGCCTGCAATACGTGATATTTATCATCGCTATTGGGATCGTTGCAGGCAGGCGGATGCAATGGATTTTGATGATTTACTTTTTTATACTTTTATACTGTTCAGGGATCATCCGGAAGTGTTAGCGCGTTATCAGGAACAGTTTCGCTATATTCTGGTAGATGAGTATCAGGATACTAATTATGCTCAGCATAGCATTGTATTACAGTTGGCAAAAGATCATCAGCAGGTTTGTGTGGTAGGAGATGATGCCCAGAGTATTTACTCTTTCCGGGGAGCTGATATTGATAATATATTATACTTTACTAAAATATATCCCAATACAAAAGTCTTTAAACTGGAACAAAATTATCGGTCTACACAAACTATTGTTTGTGCGGCGAATAGTTTGATTGAGAAGAATGAGAGGCAAATACGTAAGGAGGTTTTTTCGGAGAAAGAGAAAGGGGAAGCCATTGGTGTGTTTCAGGCATACAGTGATGTGGAAGAGGGAGATATTGTAGTCAATAAGATTGCGGAACTTCGTCGCTCGGAGCATTATCCCTATTCGGATTTTGCTATACTTTACCGTACCAATGCGCAGAGTCGTGTCTTTGAGGAAGCAATGCGTAAGCGGGGTATGCCATACCGTATTTACGGTGGATTATCCTTTTATCAACGTAAGGAGATTAAGGATGTGATAGCTTATTTCCGGTTGGTTGTTAATCCGAATGATGAAGAAGCATTTAAGCGGATTATTAACTATCCGGCTCGTGGTATTGGTGATACGACAGTGGGGAAGATCATTACTGCAGCTACTGAGAATGGTGTCAGTCTTTGGACTGTGTTATGCGAACCGTTGACATATGGGCTGAATTTCAATAAGGGTACACATTCCAAATTACAGATTTTCCGCGATTTGATTTCAGGATTTCTGGAAGGTGTAGTGGATAAAAATGCTTATGAAATTGGTACGGAAATTATCCGTCAATCCGGTATTATTAATGATGTCTGCCAGGATAATTCTCCGGAGAACCTTAGTCGTAAGGAGAATATCGAGGAGTTGGTCAATGGTATGAGTGATTTTTGTGCGATGCGTTTGGAAGAAGGTAATCCTAATATATCGTTGACTGATTTTCTTTCGGAGGTCTCACTGTTGACAGATCAGGACTCAGATAAAGATGGAGATGATGAGAAAATTACGCTTATGACTGTCCATTCTGCCAAAGGATTGGAGTTTAGGAATGTATTTGTGGTGGGAATGGAAGAAAATCTTTTTCCCAGTGGTATGGTAGGGGATTCACCCCGTGCGTTAGAAGAGGAAAGACGTTTGTTCTATGTGGCCATTACCCGTGCAGAAGAACATTGTTTTCTGTCATATGCCCGTACCCGTTTTCGCTATGGAAAAATGGAATTTGGCAGTCCTAGTCGCTTCCTGAAGGATATAGATATTCGTTTTCTGCGTTTGCCCCAGGAGGCAGGGCTTAGTAATAAGATTGATGATGAGTCCGGGGCATTTCGTCGGGAGAATAGCACTGGTTTCTCTCGTTCACCCCATGTACGCGAATCATTTTATAATAAGGAAAAAGAAACTCCTCAGCGTCCTAAACAGCAGATGATTGCTCCGAGCGTTCCGCGCAACCTGAAGCGGGTGACTTCATCAACTCCTGCTTCTTCATCGGTTCCTGCTTCTGCAATGGCAGTACACCCCGGACAATTGATCGAGCACGAACGTTTTGGTCTGGGAGAAGTTGTGAAAGTGGAAGGTGAAGGGGATAATGCTAAAGCTACCATTCGTTTCAAGAATGCGGGTGACAAGCAACTTTTATTGCGCTTTGCCCGTTTTAAAATAATCGGATAA
- a CDS encoding superoxide dismutase, giving the protein MLIIMTYEMPKLPYANNALEPVISQQTIDYHYGKHLQTYVNNLNNLVPGTEYENKDLVTIVATAPDGAIFNNAGQVLNHTLYFLQFSPKPAHSEPTGKLAEAIKRDFGSFDNFKKEFTAAAVGLFGSGWAWLSVDKNGKLHITKEANGSNPVRAGLIPLLGFDVWEHSYYLDYQNRRADHVNALWSIIDWDVVGNRLK; this is encoded by the coding sequence ATGCTTATAATTATGACATACGAAATGCCTAAACTTCCATATGCAAACAATGCGTTGGAACCTGTAATCAGTCAGCAAACTATAGATTACCACTACGGTAAGCACTTACAAACATACGTAAATAACCTCAATAACCTGGTTCCGGGTACAGAGTATGAAAATAAAGATTTAGTAACCATAGTAGCTACTGCACCAGATGGAGCCATCTTCAATAATGCAGGACAAGTTCTGAACCATACTTTATACTTCCTGCAATTTTCCCCCAAACCTGCTCATAGTGAGCCAACCGGTAAATTAGCAGAAGCTATTAAACGCGATTTTGGAAGCTTCGATAACTTCAAAAAAGAGTTCACAGCTGCTGCCGTAGGATTATTCGGCTCTGGCTGGGCTTGGTTATCAGTAGATAAGAACGGAAAACTTCATATAACCAAAGAAGCTAATGGCAGTAACCCTGTACGTGCAGGACTTATTCCATTGTTAGGCTTCGATGTGTGGGAACACTCCTACTATCTTGATTATCAGAATCGCCGTGCCGATCATGTTAATGCTCTTTGGAGTATTATCGACTGGGATGTAGTGGGTAATCGACTGAAATAA
- a CDS encoding thiamine phosphate synthase, protein MKLIIVTAPTFFVEEDKIITALFEEGLDILHLRKPETPAMYSERLLTLIPEKYHRRIVTHEHFYLKEEFDLMGIHLNTRNPNEPHDYSGHVSCTCHSVEEVKSKKHFYDYVFMSPVYDCITKTGTLSGYTPEELRTAGKERIIDTKVMALGGITPDNILEIKDFGFGGAVVLGDLWNKFNVCTDRDYLGVIRHFKKLKEMAD, encoded by the coding sequence ATGAAGCTCATCATAGTCACAGCGCCCACATTTTTTGTGGAAGAGGACAAGATCATTACAGCACTCTTTGAAGAAGGGCTGGATATTTTGCATCTGCGGAAACCGGAAACTCCTGCTATGTATTCCGAGCGACTTTTGACGCTAATACCTGAAAAATATCATAGACGCATTGTTACTCACGAACATTTCTATTTAAAGGAAGAGTTTGACCTCATGGGTATTCATCTGAACACACGTAATCCTAATGAACCACATGATTACTCAGGACATGTCAGCTGTACTTGCCATTCTGTAGAAGAAGTAAAAAGCAAAAAGCATTTTTATGATTATGTATTTATGAGCCCCGTATACGACTGTATCACCAAAACAGGTACTCTTTCCGGTTATACTCCAGAAGAATTGCGCACAGCTGGAAAAGAAAGAATAATAGATACTAAAGTTATGGCTTTAGGAGGAATCACTCCAGACAATATTCTGGAAATAAAAGATTTCGGATTCGGCGGTGCAGTAGTACTCGGTGATTTATGGAATAAATTCAATGTTTGTACAGATCGGGATTATTTAGGTGTCATCCGCCACTTTAAGAAACTAAAGGAAATGGCGGATTAA
- a CDS encoding sensor histidine kinase — MKPDFATFYILGASDFYQRNEILLLCFGVIILLLLVIMIVVSINKTKRLKTLQQLNEVAEESNQLKNAFIANMTHEIRTPLNAIVGFTNVLAETDNLSREERMIFLKEINDNKDFLVQMINDLLDFSKIEANTMEYKDGDVDVNALIQEMCAAENAHPRPSGIQIEFVEKLPQCRLMIDRVRFAQVINNLVKNALKFTEQGSVKIGYRRLSNNNFYFYVADTGCGIDEESRRAIFERFVKMNYNIRGTGLGLSITKSIVEHYGGGIGVESKKGEGSTFYFTLPAGVEYKEYGKF; from the coding sequence ATGAAGCCGGATTTTGCAACATTTTATATTTTAGGGGCATCAGATTTTTATCAAAGGAATGAAATACTCTTGCTATGCTTTGGAGTAATTATTTTATTACTTCTGGTCATTATGATTGTGGTGTCTATCAACAAGACCAAGAGGTTGAAGACTTTGCAACAATTAAATGAAGTAGCGGAAGAAAGTAATCAGCTGAAGAATGCCTTTATCGCTAATATGACCCATGAGATACGTACTCCACTTAATGCGATTGTCGGATTTACAAATGTACTTGCTGAGACTGATAATCTGAGTAGAGAAGAACGAATGATTTTTCTGAAAGAAATCAATGACAATAAAGATTTTCTTGTTCAGATGATTAATGATTTATTGGACTTCTCAAAGATTGAGGCCAATACAATGGAATATAAAGATGGAGATGTGGATGTGAATGCTTTGATTCAGGAAATGTGTGCTGCAGAAAATGCACATCCCCGTCCGTCGGGTATTCAGATAGAGTTTGTAGAGAAACTTCCCCAATGTCGTTTAATGATAGACCGGGTACGTTTTGCACAGGTCATTAATAATTTGGTGAAAAATGCTTTGAAGTTTACAGAACAGGGTAGTGTGAAGATTGGATATCGCCGTTTGAGTAATAATAACTTTTATTTTTATGTAGCTGATACAGGATGTGGCATTGATGAAGAAAGTCGCCGGGCTATCTTTGAACGTTTTGTGAAGATGAACTATAACATTCGTGGCACAGGTTTAGGTCTTTCTATTACGAAATCTATTGTTGAACACTATGGTGGTGGCATTGGTGTAGAATCTAAAAAAGGAGAAGGCTCTACATTCTATTTTACTTTGCCTGCTGGGGTCGAATATAAAGAATATGGGAAGTTCTAA
- the ppdK gene encoding pyruvate, phosphate dikinase yields MDKKRVYTFGNGQAEGKADMKNLLGGKGANLAEMNLIGVPVPPGFTITTEVCTEYNEMGQEKVVALLKGEVESAIAKVEELMSSKFGDVENPLLVSVRSGARASMPGMMDTILNLGLNDEVVEGLTRKTGNARFAWDSYRRFVQMYGDVVLGMKPTNKEDIDPFEAIIEEVKHAKGVKLDNELEVEDLKELVKKFKAAVKEQTGKDFPACAYEQLWGAVCAVFNSWMNERAILYRKMESIPDEWGTAVNVQAMVFGNMGETSATGVCFSRDAGTGEDLFNGEYLINAQGEDVVAGIRTPQQITKIGSQRWAELAGVSEEERAAKYPSMEEAMPEIYKELDTLQTKLEDHYRDMQDMEFTVQEGKLWFLQTRNGKRTGAAMVKIAMDLLHQGMIDEKTALMRCEPNKLDELLHPVFDKTALKQAKVLTRGLPASPGAATGQIVFFADDAAEWHAAGKRIIMVRIETSPEDLAGMAVAEGILTARGGMTSHAAVVARGMGKCCVSGAGALNIDYKARTVEIDGILLKEGDYISLNGSTGVVYKGQVETKAAELSGDFAELMDLADKYTKLQVRTNADTPHDAGVARNFGAVGIGLCRTEHMFFEGEKIKAMREMILAEDAEGRRKALAKILPYQQADFKGIFQAMEGCPVTVRLLDPPLHEFVPHDLKGQQEMADAMGVSLQYIQQRVESLCEHNPMLGHRGCRLGNTYPEITQMQTRAILGAALELKKEGVETHPEIMVPLTGILYEFKEQEKVIREEAAALFAELGDSIDFKVGTMIEIPRAALTADRIASSAEFFSFGTNDLTQMTFGYSRDDIASFLPVYLEKKILKVDPFQVLDQNGVGQLVRMATEKGRAIRPDLKCGICGEHGGEPSSVKFCHKVGLNYVSCSPFRVPIARLAAAQAAIEDLK; encoded by the coding sequence ATGGACAAGAAAAGAGTTTATACCTTTGGTAACGGTCAGGCAGAAGGAAAGGCCGACATGAAAAATCTTTTGGGAGGTAAAGGTGCCAACCTTGCCGAAATGAACCTTATCGGGGTTCCGGTTCCTCCTGGTTTTACAATCACGACTGAGGTTTGTACCGAATATAATGAGATGGGGCAGGAAAAAGTTGTTGCTCTGTTGAAAGGCGAAGTAGAAAGCGCTATAGCAAAAGTAGAAGAATTAATGTCTTCTAAGTTCGGTGATGTAGAAAATCCATTACTGGTTTCAGTGCGTTCGGGCGCTCGTGCTTCTATGCCGGGTATGATGGACACGATCCTTAATTTGGGTCTGAATGATGAAGTAGTAGAAGGATTGACACGTAAAACAGGCAATGCACGTTTTGCATGGGACTCTTACCGTCGTTTCGTACAGATGTATGGTGACGTGGTATTGGGTATGAAACCGACTAATAAAGAGGATATCGATCCATTTGAAGCCATCATTGAAGAGGTGAAGCACGCAAAAGGCGTGAAGCTGGATAATGAACTGGAAGTGGAAGACCTTAAAGAATTAGTGAAGAAGTTTAAAGCTGCTGTAAAGGAGCAAACCGGAAAAGACTTCCCGGCTTGTGCTTATGAGCAGTTGTGGGGCGCTGTTTGTGCGGTATTCAATTCATGGATGAATGAACGTGCTATTCTATATCGCAAGATGGAAAGTATACCCGATGAGTGGGGTACAGCCGTTAATGTTCAGGCAATGGTATTCGGTAATATGGGTGAGACTTCTGCTACAGGTGTTTGCTTTAGCCGCGATGCCGGTACAGGTGAAGACTTGTTTAATGGTGAATACTTGATTAATGCACAAGGTGAAGACGTTGTGGCAGGTATCCGTACACCGCAGCAGATTACCAAAATCGGTTCACAGCGTTGGGCAGAACTTGCAGGCGTTAGCGAAGAAGAACGTGCAGCCAAATATCCGTCAATGGAAGAGGCTATGCCGGAAATCTATAAAGAACTGGATACTCTGCAGACTAAGTTGGAAGACCACTATAGAGATATGCAGGATATGGAATTTACCGTTCAGGAAGGTAAACTCTGGTTTCTCCAGACGCGTAACGGTAAACGTACCGGTGCTGCTATGGTGAAGATTGCAATGGATTTGTTGCATCAGGGCATGATTGATGAGAAAACTGCATTGATGCGCTGCGAGCCCAATAAATTGGACGAATTGCTCCACCCTGTGTTTGATAAGACTGCTTTGAAACAAGCCAAGGTTTTAACTCGTGGTCTTCCCGCATCTCCGGGTGCTGCTACAGGACAGATTGTCTTTTTTGCAGATGATGCTGCAGAATGGCATGCTGCCGGTAAGCGTATTATAATGGTACGTATCGAGACTTCTCCCGAAGATTTGGCGGGTATGGCAGTTGCAGAAGGTATTCTTACTGCTCGCGGTGGTATGACTTCTCATGCAGCAGTAGTTGCCCGTGGTATGGGTAAGTGCTGTGTATCCGGTGCCGGTGCTTTGAATATTGATTATAAGGCTCGTACTGTAGAAATAGATGGCATTCTGCTGAAAGAAGGTGATTATATTTCATTGAATGGTAGTACAGGTGTAGTTTATAAAGGTCAGGTAGAAACAAAGGCTGCTGAACTTTCAGGAGATTTTGCTGAATTGATGGATCTGGCTGATAAGTATACGAAACTTCAGGTACGTACCAATGCAGATACTCCCCATGATGCCGGCGTAGCTCGCAACTTTGGTGCTGTAGGTATCGGTCTTTGCCGTACGGAACATATGTTTTTTGAAGGTGAAAAAATTAAAGCTATGCGTGAGATGATCCTCGCAGAAGATGCGGAAGGACGTCGCAAGGCTTTGGCCAAGATATTGCCTTACCAACAAGCTGACTTTAAGGGTATCTTCCAGGCTATGGAAGGTTGTCCGGTAACTGTTCGTCTGCTCGATCCTCCTTTGCACGAATTTGTTCCGCATGATTTGAAGGGACAACAAGAAATGGCGGACGCTATGGGCGTTAGTTTGCAATATATCCAGCAACGTGTAGAGTCACTTTGTGAACATAATCCGATGTTGGGACACCGCGGATGTCGTTTGGGTAATACGTATCCTGAAATTACTCAGATGCAGACACGTGCTATCCTTGGTGCTGCTTTGGAACTGAAGAAAGAAGGTGTGGAAACCCATCCGGAAATCATGGTTCCGCTGACTGGTATTTTGTATGAGTTCAAAGAACAGGAAAAGGTAATTCGCGAAGAAGCTGCTGCACTTTTCGCTGAACTGGGTGATAGCATTGACTTCAAGGTAGGTACGATGATTGAAATTCCTCGCGCTGCTTTGACTGCTGACCGTATTGCTTCTTCTGCTGAGTTCTTCTCATTTGGTACAAATGACTTAACGCAGATGACATTCGGTTATTCACGTGATGACATTGCTTCTTTCCTTCCGGTTTATCTGGAAAAGAAGATTCTGAAAGTAGACCCATTCCAGGTTCTCGATCAAAATGGAGTAGGACAGCTGGTACGTATGGCTACGGAAAAAGGTCGTGCTATTCGTCCGGACTTGAAATGCGGTATTTGCGGTGAGCATGGCGGTGAACCTTCTTCTGTAAAATTCTGCCATAAGGTGGGTTTGAACTACGTTAGTTGTTCTCCATTTAGAGTACCTATAGCACGCCTCGCAGCGGCGCAGGCAGCTATTGAAGATCTGAAATAA
- the rlmD gene encoding 23S rRNA (uracil(1939)-C(5))-methyltransferase RlmD, translating into MARNRKELPLLEKVTITDVAAEGKAIAKVNDLVIFVPYVVPGDVVDLQIKRKKHHYAEAVAVKFHEYSRERAVPFCQHYGVCGGCKWQVLPYSEQIKYKQKQVTDNLTRIGKIELPEISPILGSEKTQFYRNKLEYTFSNKRWLTEEEVKQNVVYDQMNAVGFHIPNAFDKVLAIEKCWLQDDISNRIRNAVRDYAYEHDYSFINLRTQEGMLRNMIIRTSTTGELMVILVAKIEEEERELQLFKQLLQYVADTFPEITSLLYIINNKRNDTITDLDVHTFKGKDHIFEEMEGLRFKIGPKSFYQTNSEQAYNLYKIARNFAGLTGKELVYDLYTGTGTIANFVSKQARQVIGIEYVPEAIEDAKVNAEINGIENTLFFAGDMKDMLTQDFINQYGRPDVIITDPPRAGMHQDVVDVILFAEPKRIVYVSCNPATQARDLQLLDVKYKVKAVQPVDMFPHTHHVENVVLLELRNED; encoded by the coding sequence GTGGCAAGAAATAGAAAAGAACTTCCCCTACTGGAGAAAGTGACAATAACGGATGTGGCTGCCGAAGGAAAAGCCATCGCAAAGGTCAATGATTTGGTTATTTTCGTACCTTATGTCGTTCCCGGAGATGTAGTAGACCTGCAAATTAAGAGAAAAAAGCATCATTATGCTGAAGCCGTAGCAGTGAAGTTCCACGAATATTCTCGTGAAAGAGCCGTCCCATTTTGCCAACATTATGGGGTATGTGGTGGTTGCAAATGGCAAGTTCTCCCTTATTCCGAACAGATCAAATACAAGCAAAAACAAGTAACTGACAACCTTACCCGCATCGGAAAAATTGAACTTCCGGAGATTTCCCCGATTCTCGGTTCTGAGAAAACACAGTTCTATAGAAATAAACTGGAGTACACTTTTTCTAACAAACGCTGGTTGACGGAAGAAGAAGTTAAGCAAAATGTGGTATATGATCAAATGAATGCTGTAGGTTTCCACATCCCCAATGCTTTTGATAAAGTACTAGCGATAGAGAAATGCTGGTTACAGGATGACATATCCAACCGTATCCGGAATGCTGTACGCGATTATGCTTACGAGCATGATTATTCATTCATTAATCTGCGTACTCAGGAAGGAATGTTACGCAATATGATTATCCGTACCTCCACTACCGGGGAACTTATGGTGATTCTCGTTGCAAAAATAGAGGAAGAAGAAAGAGAACTGCAACTGTTCAAACAACTCCTGCAATATGTTGCTGATACATTTCCCGAAATAACTTCCCTTCTATACATTATTAATAATAAGCGCAACGATACTATTACCGACCTGGATGTACATACTTTTAAAGGTAAAGATCACATCTTTGAAGAAATGGAAGGATTACGTTTTAAAATAGGTCCTAAATCGTTCTATCAAACCAATTCCGAACAAGCATACAACCTTTATAAGATAGCACGCAATTTTGCGGGATTAACCGGAAAAGAACTGGTATATGACCTTTATACAGGTACAGGAACCATTGCTAACTTTGTCTCCAAGCAAGCCCGCCAGGTTATCGGTATCGAATATGTACCCGAAGCTATTGAGGATGCAAAGGTAAATGCAGAAATCAACGGTATTGAGAACACCTTATTCTTTGCCGGTGATATGAAAGATATGCTAACACAGGATTTCATCAACCAATACGGTCGACCGGATGTTATTATCACCGATCCTCCTCGAGCCGGTATGCATCAGGATGTAGTAGACGTTATCTTATTTGCCGAACCGAAACGTATTGTATATGTAAGTTGTAATCCAGCCACACAGGCACGCGACCTGCAACTGCTCGACGTAAAATACAAAGTAAAAGCCGTACAACCGGTGGATATGTTCCCACATACTCACCACGTAGAAAACGTAGTGCTTCTGGAATTAAGAAATGAAGACTGA
- a CDS encoding RluA family pseudouridine synthase, protein MARGKIVARARTQYTDYTVNEPMELMEFLAAKMPDASRTKLKSLLSKRVVFVDSVITTQYNFPLKPGMKVQISRDKGKKEFHNKLLKIVYEDAYIIVVEKMQGLLSVSSERQKERTAYHILNEYVQRSNGRGSNVYIVHRLDRDTSGLMMFAKDEKTQRTLRDNWHEIVTDRRYVAVVAGEMEKNAGCIISWLTDRTLYVYSSPTDDGGQKSITHYRTIKRANGYSLVELNLETGRKNQIRVHMQDLGHPIVGDGRYGLEEVNPIGRLALHAFKLCFYHPVTGELMQFETPYPNDFKKLFLKK, encoded by the coding sequence GTGGCAAGAGGAAAAATAGTAGCACGGGCCCGCACTCAATATACGGACTACACAGTAAATGAACCGATGGAACTTATGGAGTTCCTGGCAGCCAAGATGCCGGACGCCAGTCGCACCAAACTAAAATCATTGCTCAGCAAACGAGTGGTGTTCGTAGACAGTGTGATAACCACTCAATACAATTTTCCGCTAAAACCGGGCATGAAAGTACAGATTAGCCGTGATAAGGGTAAAAAGGAGTTTCATAACAAATTGCTGAAGATCGTATATGAAGATGCATATATCATAGTGGTGGAAAAGATGCAAGGTTTACTGTCAGTCAGCAGTGAACGCCAGAAGGAACGTACAGCCTATCATATTTTAAATGAATATGTGCAACGCTCCAATGGACGCGGCAGCAACGTTTATATTGTCCACCGCCTCGATCGTGATACTTCCGGGTTAATGATGTTTGCAAAAGATGAAAAAACACAGCGTACGCTGCGTGATAATTGGCATGAGATTGTAACCGACCGTCGTTATGTAGCTGTAGTTGCGGGAGAGATGGAGAAGAATGCCGGTTGTATAATATCCTGGCTCACGGATCGTACTCTTTATGTATATTCCAGTCCGACAGATGACGGAGGACAAAAGTCAATTACACATTATCGCACTATTAAGCGTGCCAATGGTTATTCTCTTGTGGAACTAAACCTTGAAACCGGACGTAAAAACCAAATCCGGGTACATATGCAAGACTTAGGACATCCTATTGTTGGGGACGGGCGTTACGGACTCGAAGAGGTAAATCCTATCGGACGCCTAGCGCTACATGCCTTCAAATTATGCTTCTATCACCCGGTTACAGGAGAATTGATGCAGTTTGAAACGCCTTATCCGAATGATTTTAAAAAGTTGTTTCTGAAGAAATAA
- the araJ gene encoding MFS transporter AraJ — MKKSLIALAFGTLGLGIAEFVMMGILPDVAKDLGVSIPVAGHFISAYALGVCVGAPTLILARKHPLKHILLALVTLIMLGNICAAMAPNYWVLLLARFISGLPHGAYFGVASIVAEKLADKGKGSEAVSIMIAGMTIANLFGVPLGTSLSNAISWRVTFLLVGCWGVIILYYIWRWVPHVEGLKDTGFKGQFRFLKTPVPWLILGATALGNGGVFCWYSYINPLLTNVSGFSAESITGLMVLAGFGMVVGNLVSGRLSDQYTPGKVGTTVQAMICVVLLLIFFLSPYPWLSALLMCLCTAGLFAVSSPEQVLIIRVAKGGEMLGAACVQVAFNLGNAIGAYVGGLAISGGYRYPALAGVPFAMVGFILFLTFYKKYQAKY, encoded by the coding sequence ATGAAGAAGAGTCTTATTGCATTAGCGTTCGGCACCTTGGGATTAGGGATTGCCGAGTTTGTCATGATGGGCATTCTGCCCGATGTGGCTAAAGATTTGGGTGTTAGTATTCCTGTGGCAGGGCATTTTATTTCTGCATATGCTTTGGGAGTATGTGTCGGGGCACCCACTCTGATCTTGGCCCGTAAACATCCACTGAAACATATTTTGTTGGCGTTGGTGACTCTGATAATGCTAGGGAATATCTGTGCAGCAATGGCGCCTAATTATTGGGTATTATTACTGGCTCGTTTTATTTCCGGACTTCCTCATGGGGCTTATTTCGGTGTAGCTTCTATTGTTGCCGAAAAATTGGCTGATAAGGGTAAAGGCTCTGAGGCCGTATCTATCATGATTGCCGGAATGACTATAGCCAATCTTTTTGGAGTTCCATTGGGAACATCATTGAGTAATGCTATCTCATGGCGGGTAACATTCTTGCTGGTGGGTTGTTGGGGAGTGATTATTCTTTATTATATCTGGCGTTGGGTACCCCACGTGGAAGGGCTGAAAGATACTGGTTTCAAAGGACAGTTCCGTTTTCTTAAAACCCCGGTTCCCTGGCTCATTTTAGGGGCGACGGCACTGGGTAATGGCGGAGTTTTTTGTTGGTACAGTTATATTAACCCGTTATTGACGAATGTATCCGGTTTCAGTGCCGAAAGCATTACCGGATTGATGGTATTGGCCGGTTTTGGTATGGTGGTGGGTAATCTGGTGAGTGGGCGTCTTTCTGACCAATATACTCCCGGAAAAGTAGGTACTACTGTGCAAGCTATGATTTGTGTTGTGCTGTTATTGATATTCTTCTTGTCTCCTTATCCGTGGTTATCAGCATTATTGATGTGCCTTTGTACTGCCGGTTTGTTCGCGGTTTCCAGTCCGGAACAAGTGTTGATTATCCGTGTGGCAAAAGGTGGAGAGATGCTGGGAGCGGCTTGTGTGCAAGTGGCATTTAACTTGGGAAATGCCATCGGTGCGTATGTTGGTGGGCTTGCTATCAGTGGCGGTTATCGTTATCCGGCACTGGCAGGAGTTCCTTTCGCCATGGTCGGTTTTATTCTGTTTCTGACCTTCTACAAGAAATATCAGGCGAAATATTAA